The proteins below are encoded in one region of Sporosarcina sp. FSL K6-1508:
- the rplR gene encoding 50S ribosomal protein L18: MITKKDKNATRKKRHARVRRKISGTAARPRLNVFRSNKHIYAQLIDDVNAVTIVSASSMDKDFGSESKADTAAAVKVGEMIAKKAVEKDVKSVVFDRGGYLFHGRVKALADSARENGLEF; the protein is encoded by the coding sequence ATGATTACGAAAAAAGACAAGAATGCTACTCGTAAGAAACGTCATGCACGTGTGCGTCGTAAAATCAGCGGGACTGCAGCTCGTCCACGCCTAAACGTATTCCGTTCAAACAAGCATATCTATGCTCAATTGATTGATGACGTGAATGCAGTAACGATTGTAAGTGCTTCTTCAATGGATAAAGATTTTGGATCTGAATCCAAAGCAGACACTGCAGCAGCAGTAAAAGTCGGCGAGATGATCGCAAAGAAAGCTGTTGAAAAGGACGTTAAGTCAGTAGTATTTGACCGTGGCGGTTACCTATTTCACGGCCGTGTGAAAGCTCTTGCAGACTCAGCACGTGAAAACGGTCTGGAATTTTAA